The DNA sequence CGAAAAATTCACCTATAAACTTTTGTAATATTTTTTATTTAAGATAATTTTTTTTAATTCTACAATTCAATTTTCTTGACTTCCCATTCGCATCAAACTTTCTTCAAATCATGAATCAGAAAAAAAGTTGGAATCCATTGAATTCGGAAATAAAATTCCTGAAAGGAGTAGGAGAACATCGTGCTCGCATTCTGAATAAATTAAATCTCTTTACCATTTCCGATTTGATGGAACATTTCCCGCGAGATTACATAAATCGTACAGCCGTTGTAAAAATTGAAAGTCTGCGCTACAATGAGCACTTTTCTTTTGTAGGCTCAATTGTTTCGGTAGAAAAACGCACACTTTCCAACCGGCGATCTCAATTGAATGTAGTAGTTACCGATGGTGAAGAGCATCTATTTCTTACCTGGTTCAGTTTTGGTAAATGGTTCATTAAGCAGTTTGAAGTTGGAAAGCAGATCTGGGTCAGTGGAATTGTTACCGAATTCCAGCACATGCCGCAGATCGTGCATCCCGAAATTGAAATTCTGGATACAGAAGATGACACTCAGAATTTCTGGCATTCGCGTTCTGTTCTGCCGGTTTACAAACTCACAGACGGCATCAGTATGAACGTGATGCGCAATCTTATTTACAAAGCCTTTGAGCTTTACAGTGATAAGATCGAAGAAACTCTACCGGAATATATTTTGGAAAAATACAAATTTGAACCACGCCGAACTTCTCTTCAAAAAATGCATTTTTCTCAACATCCGCAGGAAATTCCCAAGATAAGAATCCGCTATGCTTTTGAAGAACTTTTTTACACCCAACTAATGCTGGCTCGCAGTAAATTCAATCATCACAAAAAAGAAAACGGACACAATTTTGAATTGAAGAAAACCTTTACAACCAAGCTGAAAAATTCGCTTCCTTATTCTTTAACTTCCGCTCAGAAAAAAGTGATCACGGAAATCGTGGGCGATATGAATTCCAAGCGTCAGATGAACCGCCTTCTGCAGGGAGATGTGGGCTCAGGAAAAACCATTGTTACAGTCTTTGCCATGCTTCTGGCTTTGGAAAATGGTTATCAAAGTGTGCTGATGGCACCTACGGAAATTCTGGCAGAGCAGCATTTTCACAGCATTTCCGATTTATTGAGAAATCAACCGGAAATACAAATAGCACTTCTAAAAGGCGGCGTGAGTAAAGAAAAAAAAGCCGCCAAAGAAGCGATCAAAAATGGAGAGATAGATATCATCGTGGGAACTCATGCGCTTATTCAAAAAGATGTGGAATTCCATAATGCCGGTTTTGTGGCGATCGATGAACAGCATCGTTTTGGCGTGGAGCAGCGTGCTGAACTTTCCCGCAAAAATAAATATCCTGATCTGCTTTATCTTTCTGCCACGCCAATTCCGCGTTCGCTTGCTCTCACAGTTTACGGTGATCTGGATGTGAGTATTATCGATGAAATGCCGCCCGGACGAAAACCGATAAAAACC is a window from the Candidatus Cloacimonadota bacterium genome containing:
- a CDS encoding ATP-dependent DNA helicase RecG, which encodes MNQKKSWNPLNSEIKFLKGVGEHRARILNKLNLFTISDLMEHFPRDYINRTAVVKIESLRYNEHFSFVGSIVSVEKRTLSNRRSQLNVVVTDGEEHLFLTWFSFGKWFIKQFEVGKQIWVSGIVTEFQHMPQIVHPEIEILDTEDDTQNFWHSRSVLPVYKLTDGISMNVMRNLIYKAFELYSDKIEETLPEYILEKYKFEPRRTSLQKMHFSQHPQEIPKIRIRYAFEELFYTQLMLARSKFNHHKKENGHNFELKKTFTTKLKNSLPYSLTSAQKKVITEIVGDMNSKRQMNRLLQGDVGSGKTIVTVFAMLLALENGYQSVLMAPTEILAEQHFHSISDLLRNQPEIQIALLKGGVSKEKKAAKEAIKNGEIDIIVGTHALIQKDVEFHNAGFVAIDEQHRFGVEQRAELSRKNKYPDLLYLSATPIPRSLALTVYGDLDVSIIDEMPPGRKPIKTLWYNSQKSGIVFEQVETQLKMGRQVYVVCPLIEESAKVDLLDAETLYEALSQKIYPQYKISLLHGRMKTAEKDAIMADFKARKYDLLVSTTVIEVGIDIPNATVMIIQHAERFGLSQ